The Impatiens glandulifera chromosome 3, dImpGla2.1, whole genome shotgun sequence genome contains a region encoding:
- the LOC124930300 gene encoding uncharacterized protein LOC124930300: MKYKARLVVKDFGQKYGIDFEEIFSPVVKITSIRRVLGLVSSLYIDLEKLDVKTTFLYGNLEEDIYMVQLERFEVKENENIVYKLKKSFYELFVNPCSVTNILRFVKAVTPFIPVELCSDQENNDNKTSEVEKCFFYSLSGLWKAFIKWSCYGVGVPTLLNEKEHITQFYVPYLSAIQLYIDPFLSEKNGYGNSLQMSEFLVNDKYTNVEIDGSNSLETLIYEYFEKETPRNRMPLTNKALSLAQQFPELNTIKSCDLSPASWISVAWYPIWREPLGSTLERIDACFLTYHSLSTHSTRYSTIKVNDGMKGGKSEDIGHRKLRIPLPVFGVVCNKYKGTLLCPNKNHECKKENSFIQAAEDWIRDRKILHPDYELFLSHQ, encoded by the exons atgaagtacaaagcccGACTGGTTGTAAAGGATTTTGGACAAAAATATGGaatcgactttgaggagattttctcaccagtggtaaagatAACTTCTATTCGTAGagtgttaggtctagtatcTAGCTTATATATTGATCTGGAgaaacttgatgtaaaaactaCATTTCTTTATGGTAACTTGGAAGAAGATATCTACATGGTGCAACTAGAGagatttgaagtgaaagaaaatgaGAACATAGTTTATAAGTTGAAGAAGAGtttttacg AATTATTTGTTAACCCGTGTTCTGTGACAAACATTTTACGATTTGTGAAAGCAGTTACTCCATTCATTCCCGTTGAACTTTGCTCTGATCAg gaaaataatgataataagacTAGTGAAgtagaaaaatgttttttctaTTCATTAAGTGGTTTATGGAAAGCGTTTATCAAATGGAGTTGTTATGGAGTAGGAGTACCAACATTGCTGAATGAGAAAGAACATATCACTCAATTCTATGTTCCGTACCTATCCGCCATTCAACTGTACATCGACCCATTTCTTAG TGAAAAAAATGGTTATGGGAATTCGCTGCAGATGAGTGAGTTCTTAGTAAATGATAAGTATACAAATGTGGAAATAGACGGATCTAATTCGTTGGAAACacttatatatgaatattttgaaaaggAAACACCACGAAATAGAATGCCATTAACTAATAAG GCTCTATCTCTTGCACAACAGTTCCCTGAGCTTAATACCATTAAAAGTTGTGATCTTTCACCGGCAAGTTGGATTTCTGTGGCATG GTATCCAATTTGGAGAGAACCGTTGGGATCGACACTTGAGAGAATCGATGCATGTTTCTTGACATATCATTCATTGTCGACACATTCTACAA GATATTCTACGATAAAAGTTAATGATGGTATGAAGGGTGGGAAATCTGAGGATATAGGGCATAGAAAATTGAGGATTCCCTTACCAGTCTTTGGAGTGGTCTGCAACAAGTATAAGGGTACTCTTTTGTGTCCCAACAAAAATCATGAATGCAAGAAGGAGAACTCTTTTATTCAAGCAGCCGAAGATTGGATTCGTGATCGGAAAATTCTCCATCCTGATTATGAACTCTTTCTATCGCATCAGTAG